In Bosea sp. (in: a-proteobacteria), one DNA window encodes the following:
- a CDS encoding aminotransferase class I/II-fold pyridoxal phosphate-dependent enzyme, whose amino-acid sequence MPQPLIMPALAKRAERVAPFIVMDVMNQAAAIERRGGSVVHMEVGQPSAPTPASIRAAAARALEHGRIGYTQALGTDSLRARIARHYQDTHGVAVAAERVVVTTGSSGGFILAFLACFEPGARIAITAPGYPAYRNILIALGLEPVAIEVGPETRFALTPELIERAHREKPLAGVLTMSPANPTGVVMAPGAIADVAACCRRLRLWYISDEIYHGLTYETPATTALAADPEAIIVNSFSKYYCMTGWRVGWLVVPPRLVRTIERLQQNFSISVPYLSQVAGEAAFDATVECEAIKAGYARNRAFLLKALPEIGLGDFLPVDGAFYIYLDIGRHSNDSMAFCRAVLEEAGVAITPGLDFDEARGSRTIRLSFAGSLSECEEAVARIGGWLKKR is encoded by the coding sequence ATGCCGCAGCCCCTCATCATGCCCGCTCTGGCGAAGCGCGCCGAGCGCGTCGCCCCCTTCATCGTCATGGACGTGATGAACCAGGCGGCGGCGATCGAGCGCCGCGGCGGTTCGGTCGTGCATATGGAGGTCGGCCAGCCCTCGGCGCCGACGCCGGCCTCGATTCGCGCCGCCGCGGCGCGTGCGCTGGAGCATGGCCGGATCGGATACACGCAGGCGCTCGGCACGGATTCGCTCAGGGCTCGCATCGCGCGCCATTATCAGGACACTCATGGCGTCGCGGTGGCGGCCGAGCGCGTGGTGGTGACGACCGGTTCGTCGGGCGGCTTCATCCTGGCCTTCCTCGCCTGCTTCGAGCCCGGCGCGCGGATCGCGATCACGGCGCCGGGCTATCCGGCCTATCGCAACATCCTGATCGCGCTGGGGCTCGAGCCGGTGGCGATCGAGGTCGGCCCCGAAACACGCTTCGCCCTGACGCCGGAGCTGATCGAGCGCGCCCATCGCGAGAAACCGCTGGCGGGCGTGCTGACCATGAGCCCGGCCAATCCGACCGGCGTGGTGATGGCGCCCGGCGCGATCGCCGATGTCGCCGCCTGCTGCCGCAGGCTTAGGCTCTGGTACATCTCCGACGAGATCTATCACGGGCTGACCTACGAGACCCCGGCGACGACGGCGCTTGCCGCCGATCCCGAGGCGATCATCGTCAACTCCTTTTCCAAATATTACTGCATGACCGGCTGGCGGGTCGGCTGGCTCGTGGTGCCGCCGCGGCTGGTGCGCACGATCGAGCGCCTGCAGCAGAACTTCTCGATCTCGGTGCCCTATCTCAGCCAGGTGGCGGGTGAGGCGGCCTTCGACGCGACCGTGGAATGCGAGGCGATCAAGGCGGGTTACGCGCGAAACCGCGCCTTCCTGCTGAAGGCGCTGCCCGAGATCGGGCTTGGCGATTTCCTCCCCGTGGACGGCGCCTTCTATATCTATCTCGACATCGGCAGGCATTCGAACGATTCGATGGCCTTCTGCCGTGCCGTGCTGGAGGAGGCCGGGGTCGCGATCACGCCCGGCCTCGATTTCGACGAGGCGCGCGGGAGCCGCACGATCAGGCT